A window of Mangifera indica cultivar Alphonso chromosome 11, CATAS_Mindica_2.1, whole genome shotgun sequence contains these coding sequences:
- the LOC123229510 gene encoding receptor-like protein kinase 7, which translates to MSPANSFLCLFLFLSIFSCVKSDELQILLTLKTTIQRSNNDVLHSWVSDNHFCNFTGITCTSDNSVKEIDLSNQQLRGTLPFDSICQLQSLDKLSFGFNSLSGTISKELNNCVKLQYLDLGNNGFSGSFPSISSLGELRYLYLNNSGCSGEFPWASLENMTNLVSLSLGDHDFSPTPFPNQVLKLTKLNWLYLSNCSLEGKIPAGIGNLRELISLQLSQNNLSGEIPPEIGKLNKLWELELYENRFTGQLPVGLRNLTNLELFDASTNSLEGSLSEVRFLTNLVSLQLFENRFSGEVPAELGQFKNLVNLSLYNNNLTGPLPKELGSWADFDFIDVSENFLTGPIPPDMCKKGTMKGLLMLQNKFTGEIPASYANCLTLRRFRVSHNSLTGTVPAGIWGLPNLNIIDIESNQIEGPITKAIGNAKALAQLFAANNRLSGELPEEISGASSFVAIDLSNNQFSSKLPASFGDLKHLSTLKLQNNLFSGSIPKSLGSCTTLSDLNMAHNLFSGQIPSVLGSLPTLNSLNLSENQLSGQIPASLSSLRLVILDLSNNRLTGHIPESLSIEAYNGSFNGNPGLCSQTISSFKECSQKSKISKDALMLVISFALGTMILLVSFACFFYLKKKEKDHNLSLKEESWNIKPFRELVFSEDEIIDSIKQENLIGKGGSGNVYKVMLSSGKELAVKHIWNSDTNGLKRARSTTPMLGKRGGKSQEFDAEVQTLSSIRHVNVVKLYCSITSEDSSLLVYEYLPNGSLWDRLHTSRKMELDWETRYEIAVGAAKGLEYLHHGFVRPVIHRDVKSSNILLDEFLKPRIADFGLAKIVQANSSKDSSYTIAGTYGYIAPEYGYTSKVNEKSDVYSFGVVLMELVTGKRPIEPEYGENSDIVNWVCSNFNSKNKVLGIVDSRIPEVFKEDAVKILRIAVLCTARQPVQRPTMRSVVQMLEEAEPCKVVRIVISKEGAAKKIDVKENEKINSNA; encoded by the exons ATGTCACCCGCTAATTCCTTTCTCtgtctctttcttttcctttccatcTTCTCCTGCGTCAAATCTGATGAACTTCAGATATTACTCACGCTCAAAACCACCATTCAAAGATCAAACAATGATGTATTACATTCCTGGGTCTCAGATAATCACTTCTGCAATTTCACAGGCATCACTTGCACCTCAGATAATTCTGTCAAAGAAATTGACCTTTCTAATCAACAATTGAGAGGAACCCTTCCTTTCGATTCCATATGCCAGCTTCAGTCCCTGGACAAGCTCTCATTTGGGTTCAATTCTTTGTCTGGCACAATCTCAAAAGAATTGAACAACTGTGTAAAATTACAGTACTTGGATCTTGGCAACAATGGTTTCTCGGGATCATTTCCAAGCATTTCGTCCCTCGGTGAATTGCGCTATCTATATCTTAATAACAGCGGATGTTCTGGCGAATTTCCATGGGCGTCTCTTGAAAACATGACTAACCTGGTTTCATTGAGTCTCGGTGATCATGATTTCTCTCCAACCCCCTTTCCAAATCAAGTATTAAAGCTTACCAAGCTGAATTGGCTCTATTTATCAAACTGTAGCCTTGAAGGGAAAATTCCAGCAGGAATTGGTAATCTAAGGGAGCTGATAAGCTTGCAGCTCTCTCAAAACAATTTATCTGGTGAGATACCTCCAGAAATTGGAAAGCTGAACAAATTGTGGGAGCTCGAGCTTTACGAAAACCGATTCACAGGACAACTTCCTGTTGGATTGAGAAACTTAACTAATCTTGAACTTTTTGATGCGTCAACCAACTCTCTTGAAGGCAGTTTATCTGAAGTGAGGTTCCTGACCAATCTGGTATCTCTCCAGCTGTTTGAGAACCGGTTTTCCGGCGAAGTACCAGCTGAGTTAGGCCAGTTTAAAAACCTGGTGAATCTTTCTCTATACAACAACAATTTGACTGGACCTTTGCCTAAGGAACTTGGCTCTTGGGCTGACTTTGATTTCATTGACGTTTCAGAGAATTTCTTGACGGGTCCGATTCCACCAGATATGTGCAAGAAAGGTACCATGAAGGGGCTTCTGATGTTACAAAACAAGTTTACAGGTGAAATTCCCGCGAGTTATGCGAATTGCTTGACTTTACGGCGATTCAGAGTTAGTCATAATTCACTAACTGGGACTGTGCCAGCCGGAATATGGGGATTgccaaatttgaatattatagacattgaatcgaatcaaattgaaGGGCCTATCACTAAAGCTATTGGAAACGCAAAAGCCCTCGCGCAGCTGTTTGCCGCAAACAATCGTTTGTCTGGTGAATTACCGGAGGAAATTTCGGGAGCTTCATCTTTTGTTGCTATTGATCTGAGTAACAATCAATTTTCAAGCAAACTTCCGGCATCATTTGGGGACCTTAAACACTTGAGCACTCTTAAGTTGCAGAACAACTTATTTTCTGGTTCAATTCCAAAGTCATTAGGTTCATGTACTACTCTAAGCGACCTAAACATGGCTCACAATTTATTTTCTGGGCAAATCCCATCAGTTTTGGGGTCTTTACCGACTCTAAACTCTCTGAATTTATCAGAAAATCAACTTTCTGGTCAAATTCCAGCGAGTTTGTCATCTTTGAGACTAGTTATTCTTGATCTGTCCAATAACAGATTGACTGGTCATATACCAGAATCTCTCTCCATTGAAGCATACAATGGCAGCTTTAATGGAAATCCAGGCCTCTGTAGTCAGACCATTAGCTCCTTCAAGGAATGCTCCCAGAAGTCGAAGATATCGAAGGATGCCCTCATGCTCGTAATTTCTTTTGCGTTAGGTACAATGATCTTGCTTGTCTCTTTTGCATGTTTCTTCTActtaaagaagaaagagaaagatcaCAACCTTTCATTGAAGGAAGAATCCTGGAACATAAAGCCTTTCCGTGAATTAGTTTTCTCTGAAGATGAGATTATTGATTCCATAAAGCAAGAGAATCTCATAGGAAAAGGAGGCTCCGGAAATGTTTACAAAGTTATGCTATCCAGCGGCAAAGAACTTGCAGTGAAACACATTTGGAATAGTGACACTAATGGCCTCAAAAGAGCCCGGAGTACTACTCCAATGCTTGGTAAACGCGGCGGCAAGTCTCAGGAGTTCGATGCTGAAGTACAAACCTTGAGCTCAATTAGGCATGTGAACGTGGTGAAGCTGTATTGTAGTATAACTAGTGAGGACTCAAGCTTGTTAGTGTATGAGTATTTGCCTAACGGCAGCCTATGGGATCGGCTGCACACTTCCAGAAAAATGGAACTGGATTGGGAAACAAGATACGAAATTGCGGTTGGGGCGGCAAAAGGGTTGGAGTATCTGCATCATGGGTTCGTGAGGCCAGTTATTCACCGGGATGTCAAGTCTAGTAATATTTTGTTGGATGAATTCTTGAAGCCTAGGATTGCAGATTTTGGACTTGCTAAGATTGTTCAAGCCAATAGCAGTAAAGACTCCTCTTATACAATTGCTGGAACCTATGGTTATATTGCTCCTG AATACGGTTACACAAGCAAGGTGAATGAGAAGAGTGATGTGTATAGTTTTGGTGTGGTTTTGATGGAGCTGGTGACCGGGAAGAGGCCGATAGAGCCAGAGTATGGAGAGAATAGCGACATAGTGAATTGGGTATGCAGCAACTTCAACAGTAAAAACAAAGTGTTAGGCATCGTGGATTCAAGAATCCCAGAAGTTTTTAAAGAAGATGCTGTGAAGATATTGCGAATTGCGGTTCTCTGCACGGCAAGGCAACCAGTTCAAAGGCCCACCATGAGAAGCGTGGTTCAGATGCTGGAGGAAGCTGAGCCTTGTAAAGTAGTGAGAATTGTCATCAGCAAAGAGGGTGCTGCTAAGAAAATAGATGTCAAGGAAAATGAGAAAATCAATTCGAATGCTTGA
- the LOC123230171 gene encoding protein RESPONSE TO ABA AND SALT 1-like: MATGQPSVHLNFQAFLNGWLIRLHDLFDQLSVAVRPENIHKSDDQHQTLIDQVLLHYKQYNEEKSIAAREDVFLLFSPPWFTSFERALLWIGGFKPSLVFKILNGAVKDLTEEQQIRMEIVKAETRSEERELTQTMAMIQENIAAGPLLILARRAQNMVDGEASAEREAAMRTLHTGMLVALETADGLRAKTVRKVLEILSPIQTVQLLAGTAEFELRIRRSGLEWDQRRVNSE, encoded by the coding sequence ATGGCAACAGGTCAGCCAAGCGTTCATCTGAACTTTCAGGCATTCTTGAATGGATGGCTTATTCGTCTACATGATTTGTTTGATCAGCTTAGTGTTGCAGTCAGACCAGAAAATATTCACAAAAGTGATGATCAACATCAAACCCTGATTGATCAAGTTTTACTTCATTATAAACAGTACAATGAAGAGAAATCTATAGCAGCTAGAGAAGATGTGTTTCTCTTATTTTCTCCACCGTGGTTCACTTCTTTCGAAAGAGCTTTACTCTGGATTGGTGGCTTCAAACCATCCTTGGTTTTCAAAATACTAAACGGCGCCGTCAAGGACCTGACGGAGGAGCAACAAATTAGGATGGAGATAGTGAAAGCAGAGACGAGAAGTGAAGAACGAGAGCTGACACAGACCATGGCGATGATACAAGAGAACATAGCAGCAGGCCCACTGCTGATATTGGCGAGGCGTGCTCAAAATATGGTAGATGGTGAGGCATCAGCTGAACGAGAAGCAGCCATGAGAACACTGCATACTGGAATGCTGGTGGCCTTAGAAACAGCCGATGGGCTTCGTGCGAAGACGGTAAGGAAGGTTCTAGAGATTCTCTCTCCAATACAGACAGTTCAGCTTTTGGCGGGAACcgctgaatttgaattaagaattagaaGATCAGGATTGGAGTGGGATCAACGAAGGGTGAACAGCGAATAA
- the LOC123229455 gene encoding sucrose transport protein SUC4-like isoform X1: MPISEAERHRGGGRSSTSRPAARAKVPLRQLLKVASVACGIQFGWALQLSLLTPYVQELGIPHAWASIIWLCGPLSGLLVQPLVGHLSDRCSSRFGRRRPFIVGGSTLIAVAVLLIGHSADIGWLFGDRGDSKPRAIAVFVFGFWILDVANNMTQGPCRALLADLTGNDHRRTRVANAYFSLFMAIGNIFGYATGSFSGWYKILPFTVTSACNADCANLKSAFYIDIVFISITTFISISAAKEVPLGSRVRSTPFAEEGPEHSGQSEEAFLWELFGTFRYFSGTIWIILFVTALTWIGWFPFLLFDTDWMGREIYGGKPNEGQNYNVGVRMGALGLMLNSVVLGITSVLMEKLCRKWGAGFVWGLSDVLMALCFLVMLIISFVAKNMDYIGFDLPPDGIVIAALIIFTILGVPLAITYSVPYALISTRIEALGLGQGLSLGVLNLAIVIPQVVVSVGSGPWDQLFGGGNSPAFAVGAIAALAGGLIAVLAIPRSSAQKPRAII; encoded by the exons ATGCCAATCTCGGAAGCTGAGCGGCACCGTGGCGGGGGACGATCATCAACATCGCGGCCGGCGGCTCGAGCCAAGGTTCCTCTACGTCAGCTTCTTAAAGTAGCTTCCGTGGCGTGTGGTATACAATTCGGTTGGGCTCTCCAGTTGTCTCTTCTAACTCCGTATGTGCAAGAGCTTGGAATTCCTCACGCCTGGGCCAGTATTATCTGGCTCTGCGGCCCGCTTTCCGGCCTTCTGGTCCAGCCTTTGGTTGGTCACTTAAGCGACCGCTGCAGTAGCCGATTTGGTCGTCGGAGACCGTTTATTGTCGGCGGTTCCACTTTGATTGCTGTAGCTGTATTGCTAATCGGGCATTCCGCCGACATCGGGTGGTTGTTCGGCGATAGGGGCGATTCTAAACCCAGAGCGATCGCCGTGTTCGTGTTCGGATTTTGGATTCTTGATGTCGCCAATAATATGACTCAAGGTCCCTGTAGAGCTCTCCTTGCTGATCTCACTG GGAATGATCATCGGAGGACACGAGTGGCAAATGCCTACTTCTCGCTTTTCATGGCTATTGGTAATATTTTTGGGTATGCCACTGGATCATTCAGTGGTTGGTACAAGATTCTGCCTTTTACTGTTACCTCTGCATGCAATGCTGACTGCGCCAATCTCAAGTCTGCTTTCTATATTGacattgtttttatttcaattactACATTTATAAGTATCTCAGCAGCTAAGGAAGTGCCTCTAGGTTCACGTGTCAGATCCACTCCCTTTGCAGAAGAAGGGCCTGAACACTCAGGCCAATCAGAAGAGGCTTTTCTTTGGGAATTGTTTGGaacttttagatatttctcGGGAACCATATGGATAATATTGTTTGTCACAGCTCTGACATGGATTGGATGGTTTCCGTTTCTTCTCTTTGATACTGATTGGATGGGTAGAGAGATCTATGGGGGCAAGCCAAATGAAGGGCAGAATTATAATGTTGGAGTTAGAATGGGTGCGCTTGGTCTGATGTTAAATTCAGTTGTTCTTGGAATAACTTCAGTGCTCATGGAGAAGCTTTGCAGGAAATGGGGGGCTGGTTTTGTATGGGGACTTTCAGACGTCCTCATGGCCCTTTGTTTTCTTGTGATGCTCATAATCTCCTTTGTGGCAAAAAATATGGACTATATAGGCTTTGATCTTCCACCAGATGGCATTGTAATTGCTGCACTGATAATCTTTACAATTCTGGGTGTTCCGTTGGCG ATCACTTACAGTGTTCCATATGCCTTGATTTCTACACGTATCGAAGCTTTGGGACTTGGCCAAG GTTTGTCTCTGGGTGTTCTGAATCTGGCAATTGTGATCCCACAG GTGGTGGTGTCTGTGGGTAGTGGACCTTGGGATCAGCTATTTGGTGGAGGAAATTCACCAGCCTTTGCTGTTGGGGCAATTGCAGCGTTAGCTGGTGGACTTATAGCAGTCTTAGCTATTCCTCGATCTAGTGCTCAAAAGCCCAGGGCCATCATTTGA
- the LOC123229455 gene encoding sucrose transport protein SUC4-like isoform X2, whose product MPISEAERHRGGGRSSTSRPAARAKVPLRQLLKVASVACGIQFGWALQLSLLTPYVQELGIPHAWASIIWLCGPLSGLLVQPLVGHLSDRCSSRFGRRRPFIVGGSTLIAVAVLLIGHSADIGWLFGDRGDSKPRAIAVFVFGFWILDVANNMTQGPCRALLADLTGNDHRRTRVANAYFSLFMAIGNIFGYATGSFSGWYKILPFTVTSACNADCANLKSAFYIDIVFISITTFISISAAKEVPLGSRVRSTPFAEEGPEHSGQSEEAFLWELFGTFRYFSGTIWIILFVTALTWIGWFPFLLFDTDWMGREIYGGKPNEGQNYNVGVRMGALGLMLNSVVLGITSVLMEKLCRKWGAGFVWGLSDVLMALCFLVMLIISFVAKNMDYIGFDLPPDGIVIAALIIFTILGVPLAITYSVPYALISTRIEALGLGQGLSLGVLNLAIVIPQAQNALMLLDAQQRSTIIK is encoded by the exons ATGCCAATCTCGGAAGCTGAGCGGCACCGTGGCGGGGGACGATCATCAACATCGCGGCCGGCGGCTCGAGCCAAGGTTCCTCTACGTCAGCTTCTTAAAGTAGCTTCCGTGGCGTGTGGTATACAATTCGGTTGGGCTCTCCAGTTGTCTCTTCTAACTCCGTATGTGCAAGAGCTTGGAATTCCTCACGCCTGGGCCAGTATTATCTGGCTCTGCGGCCCGCTTTCCGGCCTTCTGGTCCAGCCTTTGGTTGGTCACTTAAGCGACCGCTGCAGTAGCCGATTTGGTCGTCGGAGACCGTTTATTGTCGGCGGTTCCACTTTGATTGCTGTAGCTGTATTGCTAATCGGGCATTCCGCCGACATCGGGTGGTTGTTCGGCGATAGGGGCGATTCTAAACCCAGAGCGATCGCCGTGTTCGTGTTCGGATTTTGGATTCTTGATGTCGCCAATAATATGACTCAAGGTCCCTGTAGAGCTCTCCTTGCTGATCTCACTG GGAATGATCATCGGAGGACACGAGTGGCAAATGCCTACTTCTCGCTTTTCATGGCTATTGGTAATATTTTTGGGTATGCCACTGGATCATTCAGTGGTTGGTACAAGATTCTGCCTTTTACTGTTACCTCTGCATGCAATGCTGACTGCGCCAATCTCAAGTCTGCTTTCTATATTGacattgtttttatttcaattactACATTTATAAGTATCTCAGCAGCTAAGGAAGTGCCTCTAGGTTCACGTGTCAGATCCACTCCCTTTGCAGAAGAAGGGCCTGAACACTCAGGCCAATCAGAAGAGGCTTTTCTTTGGGAATTGTTTGGaacttttagatatttctcGGGAACCATATGGATAATATTGTTTGTCACAGCTCTGACATGGATTGGATGGTTTCCGTTTCTTCTCTTTGATACTGATTGGATGGGTAGAGAGATCTATGGGGGCAAGCCAAATGAAGGGCAGAATTATAATGTTGGAGTTAGAATGGGTGCGCTTGGTCTGATGTTAAATTCAGTTGTTCTTGGAATAACTTCAGTGCTCATGGAGAAGCTTTGCAGGAAATGGGGGGCTGGTTTTGTATGGGGACTTTCAGACGTCCTCATGGCCCTTTGTTTTCTTGTGATGCTCATAATCTCCTTTGTGGCAAAAAATATGGACTATATAGGCTTTGATCTTCCACCAGATGGCATTGTAATTGCTGCACTGATAATCTTTACAATTCTGGGTGTTCCGTTGGCG ATCACTTACAGTGTTCCATATGCCTTGATTTCTACACGTATCGAAGCTTTGGGACTTGGCCAAG GTTTGTCTCTGGGTGTTCTGAATCTGGCAATTGTGATCCCACAG GCTCAAAATGCTTTGATGTTGTTAGATGCCCAGCAAAGATCAACAATTATCAAGTGA
- the LOC123229454 gene encoding protein DETOXIFICATION 48-like — protein sequence MEEEDQLSRWPNPSEVFEEIKAIGKISGPTTITGLLMYSRAMISMLFLGYLGEIELAGGSLSIGFANITGYSVISGLAMGMEPICGQAYGAKQWKLLGLTLQRTVLLLLSTSIPISFMWINMKRILLWCGQDQEISSVAHTFILYSIPDLIFLSLLHPLRIYLRTQSITLPLTYCSAISVLLHVPLNFLLVVHFKMGIAGVAIAMVWTNLNLFLLLSSSVYFSGVYKDSWVSPCMDCLRGWSSLLSLAVPTCISVCLEWWWYEFMIMLCGLLANPKATIASMGILIQTTSLVYVFPSSLSLGVSTRVGNELGANRPAKARISMIVSLFCAVALGLMAMLFTTLMRHQWGRFFTNDAEILELTAIALPIAGLCELGNCPQTTGCGVLRGSARPTIGANINLGSFYLVGMPVAMFMGFVAKMGFPGLWLGLLAAQASCALLMLYVLCRTDWILQVERARELTQSKTTTTTTTSSSILPVSSSKLEDFLINKKDNLEEISCINDEHVKSASLETDPLISAKHTTTVH from the exons ATGGAAGAAGAAGACCAACTAAGTAGATGGCCAAATCCTTCTGAG GTCTTTGAAGAAATCAAAGCCATTGGTAAGATTTCTGGCCCTACAACTATCACTGGTCTACTTATGTATTCAAGGGCCATGATCTCCATGCTCTTCCTTGGATATCTTGGTGAAATTGAGCTTGCTGGTGGCTCTCTTTCCATCGGTTTTGCTAATATCACTGGCTACTCTGTAATCTCCGGCTTGGCTATGGGAATGGAACCCATTTGTGGACAAGCTTATGGTGCCAAACAGTGGAAGCTTCTGGGCTTAACTCTACAAAGAACTGTTCTTCTCCTTCTCTCCACTTCTATTCCAATCTCCTTCATGTGGATTAACATGAAAAGAATTCTTTTGTGGTGTGGCCAAGACCAAGAAATATCTTCTGTGGCTCAtacttttattctttattcaatACCTGACCTCATTTTCCTTTCATTGCTTCACCCACTTCGCATCTATCTTAGAACTCAAAGCATTACGTTGCCATTAACTTACTGTTCTGCTATTTCTGTACTCCTCCATGTGCCACTCAATTTCCTTCTCGTAGTTCATTTCAAGATGGGCATTGCAGGGGTGGCCATAGCTATGGTTTGGACTAATCTCAATCTCTTCCTCTTGCTATCTTCATCTGTATATTTTTCTGGTGTCTATAAAGATTCATGGGTTTCACCCTGCATGGATTGCCTTAGGGGATGGTCTTCTTTGCTTTCCCTGGCTGTGCCAACTTGTATATCAGTTTGTCTTGAGTGGTGGTGGTACGAGTTTATGATAATGCTTTGTGGACTTCTTGCTAACCCAAAAGCCACCATTGCTTCAATGGGAATCCTCATCCAAACCACCTCTCTTGTTTATGTCTTCCCTTCATCTCTAAGTCTTGGAGTTTCCACCAGAGTTGGAAATGAACTTGGTGCTAACCGCCCCGCTAAAGCCCGCATTTCAATGATTGTTTCCCTTTTTTGCGCTGTAGCATTAGGCCTCATGGCCATGCTGTTCACAACCTTAATGAGGCACCAATGGGGGAGGTTTTTCACCAACGATGCTGAAATTCTAGAGCTGACTGCAATAGCATTGCCCATTGCGGGGCTTTGTGAGCTTGGAAATTGCCCTCAGACGACTGGCTGTGGTGTGTTAAGAGGAAGTGCAAGGCCAACAATCGGGGCAAACATCAATTTGGGATCATTTTACTTAGTGGGTATGCCAGTGGCAATGTTCATGGGGTTTGTGGCCAAAATGGGGTTTCCTGGGCTCTGGCTTGGCTTGCTTGCAGCTCAAGCTTCATGTGCGTTGCTCATGCTGTATGTGTTATGCAGAACGGATTGGATTCTTCAAGTTGAAAGAGCAAGAGAGCTTACACAATCTAAGACGACGACAACAACAACAACTAGTAGTTCAATATTGCCAGTTTCATCATCAAAACTAGAAGACTTTCTCATCAACAAGAAGGATAATCTTGAAGAGATAT